TGGCACAAAGTGTCCTAAAAAGTCGTCAACAGCTCAGGGGATTACAGTAAAGTCTTCAGTTCTAAGCAAAAATTGTGTCACCTGGCCCTTGCATGTCTGGAATAACGTACCGGCTTGGGCAGGTCATCTCGTGACTGCATATTTGGTAGTGCAGAGTTGATGCCCCGTCACCAAGTGAAAGCAAGCAATACTGGAGGTCATTGTTGCCCAATGTCACAACACGGAAGCTCCTGGCCGCCATTGACGCAACGACCAGGGCGTGTGGCTGCTTAATTAATTGCCGTGGGcatgatggacatggcaCCTGCGCTGGGAAGCACTGGTCCATCAACttcattggcatcaagtAGGGCATATCTTTTTCGGTGGCCATTCTGATGGGTCGTGGCGATGCCAGGGTTTGGATCCGATAGGCCGGGATTCAAGGGACGACGAGAGACCCCATTCGGCGCTCTGTGGGCGAGTCTGGAGGAGAACTGCTGGGGGTGGCAGCTAATTTAATTTCCACGGAAAGCATTGAGGCAGTGGAATAGCCAAAAGGTGATGGCAAAATTAGGTTTCGTGAAGGATGCAACGCTCATTTGTGAGAAAATAGCCGTTGTCAGGGGAGCCAGGGGCAGGGCCCCGAGCTGTCAATGGGAGAAGATTGACCAAAACGGCTGAAGCCATGAAAAAGCTGCGATGGATCAAATAGTTTACTTTAGAATGCATGTGGTGATAAACACAGCAGTGGCTGCCAAGGACAAAATGATTAAGTTACCACAGCTAgtctacctaggtacggagtaccgtCTGGTCAACTCTACGCAGCATGCTAAGCGAATGCCAGGTGATTTGTGGGTTATTATTGGCAGGAGCGTGTCAGTCATGGGGAAGCGGTGGAAGGTGCGGCCGGTTCAacgtccagtctggtcattATTTTTGGCAAACCGGACGCCGGAATCGTACCAAGGGACATGCAGCAGGAGCACTAGCAGTTGGTCAAGACCAGACGACGGTCTTGATGCCCAGTTCGGGAGGTGGGCGGCGGCCAAAATAACAAAAGAACCGAACAAATTACTTACGCCAAGGGTTTGGATCCAGCAAAATTTTGGAGGCGGCCTTGTGGCTTGTTGACGagagcaaagcaaagtgGTTGACCTCTCCAGCCTTCAACCCAGCTCTTGGGAAGTTGGGGGGTAAGATCGAAATTGTGTGGCGTCGCTCCAGGTTGGGTCGATGGCGGAGGTGAGGGGTCCAATGATGTAACCGGCTGCGAACCTGGCCACTTGGAGACGGGCAAACTCATATGCTGCGTTGTCTAGACCTCGACAGTTCTGCACTTGGGAATGGGAGGACAACACTTGTGCTCAAAAAATTCAATGGACTGCGCGGTTTTAAATCAGATGACATATCGAGGAAGGCCTTTGCAGTAGTAGTGGTAGCCTCAGCTTGATTGCATCAACTGGTTTTCTCCAGTGATAGATAGGTGTGGCTGCTCAAGCTCGTCGTGACGATTTCCAAACACGGAGTAAGCGCCGTGGAAGCAATTGAGGACTTTTCGTCAAGTCTACAGACTTGATTACAGTCAGGGGCCAAGAGCCCACCAGACCGGATTGGCATATCCAATGTTCAAACCGTCGGGTGCGCCGCACCTGCTCCAGGCCAGTGGGCTGGCTACTgtaatgtctggtgcgtccAGAAGGTCTCACAGACTGACAGGTTTCCATATGAACTGGACGTCCAATGTTGACGCAAGAGTTTGCTGGGGTCCATAAGCTCAgatcaacaagggccaagATTGCCTGCTCCATTGTCTCAGGGGTCGCTGGCTTACCCCATGCGTTGCTTAATCACAGCCTGGCGAGTGAGTGCATGTGCACCGGATGTATGTTCGTACGGAGTTCAGTGCAAAGCACAGTACAGAGTACTTGGCATCAAACCAGAATGCCGCCCGCCCTCAAAACAGACGACGTGGACTGTGTTGGAGATAGGAGTCAAGTTCAAATACTGCAACATGAAGTTACCCCTCGGCGGCGTACAACAGGCACGCAACAGACCggaccaggccagaccagacaacaaggcttgacaagaccagcacttgagcatcaAATGGAAAGTCATGTCTGGGCGAGGCAAGTACGAGCTGCACGAGCTTCCCCAAAGCTGCAACAGAGCTGCAGAGCTGCACAGAGCTGCGCACAGCCGCGCACAGCTGCATGGACGGAGCCCGACGACGTCACGTCAACCTGctccatccaaccagaccatttGATCCAGGCTGGTGTGCATCCATCCAGATGTGCATGGCATGGTCTCAACccttggcaccagacatcttgttTGCTTCCAACCTTGAATTCCTCTTGCTGCTGATCTCTTGTACCTAAGCTAAGCTCAGCTCCGAGCTGACACTGCATTCATTGACTTTAcatcttcttttcttcatttttttttatttgtgtttttggcaaagtccaaccagactcgagTCGAAATCATCCCCTCCGACGACACGACGACGAGACAGCCACACACGCACACGCTCCTCTTCGCTCCGTGTTAAATCCAACGTCGACCTCCAATCTGCATATCCCCACATCCTAAATCGCTCCCCTCGCTCACCTACTCgtttcttcctttttctcGCACACCCCAGCTCCCGGCTCCCCATGTTGGCTCGGCTGTTGGCTCAAACACTCCGTGCctattaattaattaatttgTTTAATTTTCCTCTAAATCCGTTTGTTCCCTTTTCCCGCTAGCCGAGCCCGTGTTCCGCGGTTCATTAGACACAGAACTTGGTGGGACAAGCATTGCGACAATCTGGCACTGATAGAGCTGGCGCTGACGAGGGTCAGGACCTATCCAGACATCCCCCCGTCATCCAGTTGTCATTTTGGGTCCAAGGGTTCCCAAAGAAGATAGATACCCAGGGGATACCCATCTGATGTTCGCTTCGCCTCCACTTCACAGTTCTCAAGGTTGCTTCGCGCCGTCTGGTCGTCATTCGACTGCCTGTTGGTTCCCCACGTCTAAAGCTCCCTGACTGACCCAAGGACTGGAGAAGTGACTGACTGAGCCATCTCGTCCTGTCAGTTTTGCTATCTGTCTCGccgtcaagtctggctcTGGTCTGTTGCTCACAGGGCGCGAGTTGTCCACAGCTTTTTGCGTCTGCGTCGACGCCTGCATTTTGCGCAAAGCCTACTTGACACCaacgagtctggtctggttgaataCCACCAGCGCATCTCTACCACCAAACCAGCCCAGGCGTTGTTCAGGCCAccaagtcttggtcttgactgATCCAGTGCCCAAGCGTTGGTTTCATATCCGGGTATATCTGCAGGTATGTGTGATACCACACTGCTGGTCGAAAGGGCTTGTTGCTTCTCAGGCCAGACGGGCTACATGAAAGGAGTATCTTGTTAGCCGCTTTATCCCACGACCTGCTCTTGAAGCTCTGAGAGCCAGGCAAGTGGTGgtttctttcaatgttgggcaAAGGCCGTCTGGGTTTGATGGGCTCCAAGCTGGTGCTCCTCGCTCAATTCCACTCGACGCGAGCCTCAACTTCCATCCACTCACTCACCCACTCATCCATTCACTTACTCCATCCCgtctgtgtctgtctgtccCTTTCAATTTGACCTcacttcttcttgccttgccctGTCCACATCAACTCAAGACCACTCAACCACTCAACCGGCCCTGCTCAACTCACTCCCAcccatgtctccatgtccccatTACCCTCCTTAGCCTCTTTGCCCTCGTTGccctcatctcatctctTGGGCCGACCAAAGGATAGTGCCACCCACATCGTCCAACCGTTGTCCACCACCTTCACGACACTACCCCACTAGCGGCCCGCTGAGGCCAATTCTCCATGTTCATCCACTGACATCCTGTCCAGAGACGCCGTTCTACCCACACTCCATCACGGCAGGCGGAAAGGATCCTCCTCGCAGAAATTTAATACATTAGACAGCTGTGTTCCAGCCGCGCTGCTTGCTGACCACTGGTCCAACCACTTTATTTCTCCGTCGACTCGAGTTTCCTCACCAAGCTTCTTCCGCCAGACACCAAGCTCGACCGAAGGGCGGCATAGCTTAGCTTAGCTTTTGCGACAGACCGACTCCGTCTGCTTTTTCGAAGCTCTATTTTCATTGTCTCATATCGGGCAAGGGCGTTGCGGTCGCACGGGACTCACGACAAgccttgccatcaacttgaATTCGGtgctggagttgttggccGGTCTCTCAACTCAACTGCCTCGGAGTTGGCACAACCTAGTGTGTCACGCTGCGGTCACAAAACCATTTCAAACCTCACCTTGGCCGCCGTTCGGGTGTTTGTTTCGTCGACCCGATTCGCAGAGGGCTTCCCGGATAACACCAGCTCTACTTTCTCTCTTCGCCCCCAAACCGCGGCTGGCCTGATACACAAGCGTAACAATGGCGCCTGCTGAGGATAAGGTTGGTCTAGCTTGACAAAGTGTGTCCTAGTTCAATTACTTACACCATGGGTAGACTAGCGCGGATGCATCTGCTGAGCTCGCGTTTGGAGATGCCATTGATATGAATACTTTTGATcagattttggaaatggacgacCCTGGAAGTGACGAATTCAGTTCGTCAATTGTTTTTGGCTTCTTCACACAAGCACAAGAAACATTTGATAATATGGACACAGCTCTGTGAGTCAATCTCAGAATACATGAGCTTCCGTGGCTATTTTCACTCCCATTCATCTTCAAAAATCTTAGATGGTGGGCATTCTTGGCAATCACTTGCTCACCCTTCAGGCTGCCTTTATTCAAAGCGGTGTCTGTACTCTTTAAGAACGAAATCTAACTGGTATAACTTCGTAAATAGATCAGAGAAAGATCTCAAGACTCTATCAGAACTCGGCCACTTCCTCAAAGGCTCGTCAGCTACATTGGGCCTGATCAAGGTTAGGGACGGTTGCGAGAAGATCCAGCGTTACGGCAAGAACGAGAATTTGGACGGGTCTTCAGAACCCGACTCGGAGCTATGCCTAACGCGAATCAAGGAAGCACTCAAAACGGTCAAGACAGACTACCAAGATGTTGAGAGGAGGTTGAAGGCGTACTATGACAAGGGCGAGGGCAAGGACGACGATGCTTAGAAAGCACATGATAGACTCCCACCCGGTACATGCTCAGCCGATAAACTAGATCTCCGATGCCCAGAGGCGCTGCAGCCGGAAACTACAGTCCCGACAACAGCTGATCGAAATGCAACGGTCTCGAGGAAGGCATGATGGTTGAGCAGACTGTCTAGCGTTGGAGAGGCTTGCACTGGGTGGTTTTATGCATTTTCTCTCTATTTCTTGTTCTGTATGGGGGTTTGAAAAAGGCACAAGGTCGCCCGGGTGGTCCTGGATGGAGGGACTCTGATTTCGCTTGCTTGGAGGTTTTGGGTTAGGCATGAAGGCCATTTGCGTAACAGTCACAGTCAGTAGCCTTGAAGCAGAATCAGGTTAGGTAGTTGATGGTTATCACTGCGGATGTAGCATAGGGGAGATACCCGCTAGAGGGGCTGACGAAAAGGTATACATTGAATGCATGACGAACAAATCGCAATAACGCAGGAGCTAAACTCGTAGCGAGGCGTATTGtggccaaaaagaagaagaaaaatgaTAAGATTGGCCTTCGAGGCGGCTGTAGAATCTTGTATCTGCATTGGACAAATTGCCTTGGATGTGTCTAGTAGGTCCATATGGTTGACAATTTAGTGATAAGCCCGAACGGGCAGTTATCACTCAATCAGTATGGGTGTGTGAATGGAGCAAATCGACATATGTTAACGGTCAGCGGAGTTGGGTGGCGCGGCTTGGGGAAGCTGAGATTGTGCCGTCTTGTCAgatctggtccagtctgggGCCTAAGCCTTACTCTGCAAGTCTCAGCTCCATCGTCCAAAGCTCGCCGACtatcatcaacatcgcctGGTTCTTGCCAACATTATCACCTCTTAATATAGAAAAGCACGCAAGTCTCGGTGTGTGATAGCCTCTCCTACCCAACAGGCAAGTCATTTCCAGCTGATACCTACGTGGAGACAGCAAATTCATCACATTTGCTGCGCAAGGCTGCCAGCCACATTCACGCTTCGTGCTGAACCAGCTTCAGCGCATCTTGGACTTATACGGAGACCTTACTCATACCAACATTGCACAAAGAAGACAAGATTCACACCTGCACCGAGTTGTTTGGCGCCCGCCGCCTTGCTACGGGAACACCTGAACAGGATTGAGCGTGTACCGAGCATTCCTCTGTACGATGCCTCCACGACCAAACCCCACCCATTTTCTGTCCCTACAACTTGCCAGCGCGCAGTTGACGAAAAGCCTTGCTACATTCCGAGCAGATGTCACGGGTGCgaatggctttggtgttCCTGAAGATGCGGTACGCCCACCTGGCACACTGCACCTCACGCTGGGTGTGATGAGTTTGAAACAAGAAGGTGTCAGTCAGGCCGTTGACCTGTTGAATACCCTCAAGCCGAGAGAAATTCTATCACAATTGAGAGCTGTTCCTAGCTCCGTGCCATCTACGGATAACTCTCCATCTCGCAGCACAGCCGGGGGCTTGTCAATATCTCTCCGTGGACTACACTCCATGACGTCTGCGTCCAAGACGTCCGTGCTGTATGCTCCACCTACAGATGCCGAAGGGATTTTATATAAACTCTGCGAAGAACTGCGGCAACCTTTCCGCGAGACGGGTCtgatggaggatgacggTCGACCACTTTTGCTGCATGCCACGATTGTTAATACGATATATGTtaggggaagaggaggggcGAGACGGAAGGAGAGACTGATGCTTGATGCGAGGGATTTGATGAGCAAGTATGAGGATTATGTGTGGGTGGAGGATATGCCGGTTTGTAGGGTGGCGGTTTGTAAGATGGGTGCGAAGAAGGTTGATGGGGATGAGGTTTATGAGGTTGAGGGTGAGATTGAGATATGAGGGGTTGAGAGATGCGTGTTGCAGAGAAGCGGTGTGTAGAGATGGATGGTATTTGGTTTCAAGGAGTTAGATATGGTTGTTTTGGTGTGTAATGAGGATGAAGCTTGAGCCATATGGCGTGGAGTTTGGCTGATGCCTGGGTTGTGGTGGAAGGTACTTGGTTGCGAAGttctttgttcttgttgccggTTGACAAATAACTATTGACGCAATTGGGTACcggtacagtacagtacagaTAGACTAGAAATAATAGAGAAACATTTATTGTCCAGTAAGAAAtactttttgttttgcacCAGCGTTGTTCAAGTCTTTCCCTGCTTGTTTGCCTCCCCACCTTCATCCATCTGCACTACATCCGTACTTTACGGAGAAGATCCACAGTCGATTGACTTCAGCcacttcaacctcaaccttgaaCCTGGGAAGCTCACCTGCCCTTCAGGCAACCACGTTGGAAATAAGGGCCTTTTCGCCTCTCCCTGGCTTGGCCACGAATCATCAACCCATCTTCCACATACAATCACAACTTGGGCATCACAGTCAAGCTTGCGCGCATCCAGCAACAATGCGGAAGCAAGCCCGACCTACATCGCAACGACGACCCCGCTAAGCTCTTGATGAATCCGACGACATACAACATTTGAGACACGCGGGCACAACTATTTTCCCCGAGTCCACGAGCCAAAGAATATCAGAtaaacaaaacaccaccagtACCGAGTTCCCAGCCTCAATGCACACTCCAGAAAAGCGCCGCGGCGGCAGCCATGTCCTGCGCACCGGTTCCAGACACAGCCATGCAACACCATCCACAGCGAATGCCACGAcaaacagcaacagcaacaacaacagcagcggcagcatGCCCGCGATGCCTCCCCGCGCCGCAATGGTCAACAACAACGCATCCGTACCCGAAGACGCCCACGAAACCACAAGCACAACGtccagcggcggcggcggcgcatcCCTTaccgacaaggacaaggagggcGGTTCCGGTCCCGCGCGCTCAGTATCAGTCCGGTATAACAACTCGtccaaggagaagcaaaaggaCCGTGACGCGGCAGTCATGCGGGAAAAGGACGAACGCATCGCATATCTCGAGAAAGAGATGGATATCATGGAGCGGGAGTTTCAGCGCGAACTGGATAAACTGAGTCAGAATGAGAGCGAGACAGCTACATTTTGGCAAGCGAAGCA
The genomic region above belongs to Pochonia chlamydosporia 170 chromosome 2, whole genome shotgun sequence and contains:
- a CDS encoding histidine phosphotransferase HPT1p (similar to Metarhizium acridum CQMa 102 XP_007808174.1) gives rise to the protein MAPAEDKTSADASAELAFGDAIDMNTFDQILEMDDPGSDEFSSSIVFGFFTQAQETFDNMDTALSEKDLKTLSELGHFLKGSSATLGLIKVRDGCEKIQRYGKNENLDGSSEPDSELCLTRIKEALKTVKTDYQDVERRLKAYYDKGEGKDDDA
- a CDS encoding activating signal cointegrator 1 complex subunit 1 protein (similar to Eutypa lata UCREL1 XP_007796453.1) produces the protein MPPRPNPTHFLSLQLASAQLTKSLATFRADVTGANGFGVPEDAVRPPGTLHLTLGVMSLKQEGVSQAVDLLNTLKPREILSQLRAVPSSVPSTDNSPSRSTAGGLSISLRGLHSMTSASKTSVLYAPPTDAEGILYKLCEELRQPFRETGLMEDDGRPLLLHATIVNTIYVRGRGGARRKERLMLDARDLMSKYEDYVWVEDMPVCRVAVCKMGAKKVDGDEVYEVEGEIEI